One stretch of Weissella koreensis KACC 15510 DNA includes these proteins:
- the ruvA gene encoding Holliday junction branch migration protein RuvA has translation MYEYLNGLITVLAPKFIVVEAGGVGYRVIVGNPYAFEQNKSAKVYIEQILRQDEETLYGFQTSGEKQLFEQLLAVSGIGPKSALAILANSDHTGLIQAIVSGDVNYLVKFPGIGKKTAQQIVLDLQNNLAKLPFDFNNITGIEQPKQSENPALDDALEALKALGYGAREVDKVSNKLAALDTLDTAGYVSAGLKLFN, from the coding sequence ATGTATGAATATTTAAATGGCTTAATTACAGTTTTAGCGCCAAAATTTATTGTCGTTGAAGCCGGTGGAGTTGGGTATCGGGTTATCGTTGGTAATCCCTACGCCTTTGAACAAAATAAGTCAGCCAAGGTTTATATTGAACAGATTTTACGCCAAGATGAAGAAACGTTATATGGCTTTCAAACGTCTGGTGAAAAACAGCTTTTTGAGCAATTACTAGCTGTTTCTGGGATTGGACCGAAGAGTGCTTTAGCAATTTTAGCAAATTCTGATCATACCGGTCTTATTCAGGCCATTGTTTCGGGTGATGTTAATTATTTGGTTAAGTTCCCCGGTATCGGAAAAAAGACTGCGCAACAAATTGTCCTTGATTTACAGAATAATTTAGCTAAATTACCATTTGATTTTAATAATATTACTGGAATTGAGCAACCAAAACAGTCGGAAAATCCAGCATTAGATGATGCTTTGGAAGCTTTAAAAGCGCTTGGGTACGGAGCGCGTGAAGTAGATAAGGTGTCTAATAAATTGGCAGCCTTAGATACTTTGGATACTGCTGGATATGTTTCAGCAGGTTTAAAATTGTTTAACTAA
- a CDS encoding DEAD/DEAH box helicase, whose translation MAKFTDYNLKSEIYQALGAINFKEPTPVQEKMIPVILQGRSVVGQSQTGSGKTHAFLIPIFEKLNLTESTVQVIITTPSRELAAQINRAAKQIADMFDEKIRPQIGYYVGGTDKARQTAQLENKQPQIVIGTPGRIHDLSKNGALDIHKASTLVIDEADMTLDGGFLPDVDAIAGALPSDLQMMVFSATIPKKLQPFLKKYLNNPIIEEIPSETVIANTITNLLVGTKGKTKDEVVYSLLTMGNPYMALVFTNTKVRAKELAKYLRQQGLKVAEIHGDIQPRERRRVMTAIQRLDYQYVVATDLAARGIDIPGVDLIINDGIPNELEFFIHRVGRTGRNGQTGTAITIYNPDEEDRVASVEKMGIEFQPKNFSHGELKDGIDRRRRRQRHKSTQKLDPTMLGMVKKKKKHVKPGYKHQIKAAIAKDARFKKRVSDREELRANRKTKKKASDQARGK comes from the coding sequence ATGGCAAAATTTACGGATTATAATTTAAAATCAGAAATATATCAAGCTCTAGGTGCAATCAACTTTAAAGAGCCAACACCGGTTCAAGAGAAAATGATTCCAGTGATTCTACAAGGTCGTTCAGTTGTGGGACAGTCACAAACTGGATCGGGTAAGACTCATGCTTTCTTGATCCCAATCTTTGAAAAATTGAATTTAACGGAATCAACAGTACAAGTTATTATCACTACACCTTCAAGAGAATTAGCGGCTCAAATTAATCGTGCTGCTAAGCAAATTGCGGATATGTTTGATGAAAAAATTCGGCCTCAAATCGGGTACTACGTTGGTGGAACCGATAAAGCCCGTCAAACTGCACAACTAGAAAATAAACAACCACAAATTGTTATCGGAACACCTGGTCGAATTCATGACCTTTCAAAAAATGGAGCTTTAGATATACATAAAGCATCAACTTTAGTTATTGATGAAGCTGATATGACATTGGATGGTGGTTTCTTACCAGATGTTGATGCGATTGCTGGAGCGTTGCCAAGTGATCTACAAATGATGGTATTTTCGGCTACGATTCCTAAAAAATTACAACCATTTTTGAAAAAGTATTTAAATAACCCAATTATTGAAGAAATTCCAAGTGAGACGGTAATTGCTAATACTATTACAAATCTATTGGTTGGAACTAAGGGTAAGACAAAAGATGAAGTCGTTTATAGTTTGTTAACGATGGGTAATCCATACATGGCCTTAGTATTTACTAATACTAAGGTTCGTGCCAAAGAATTGGCTAAGTATTTACGACAACAGGGACTTAAAGTTGCTGAAATTCACGGAGATATTCAACCACGAGAACGTCGTCGAGTGATGACTGCTATTCAACGACTTGATTATCAATATGTCGTGGCAACCGACTTAGCCGCTCGAGGAATTGATATTCCAGGGGTTGACTTGATTATTAATGATGGTATTCCAAATGAATTGGAATTCTTTATTCATCGAGTTGGACGAACTGGTCGTAATGGTCAAACTGGAACGGCAATTACAATTTATAATCCAGATGAAGAAGACCGAGTAGCTAGTGTTGAAAAAATGGGGATTGAATTCCAACCTAAAAACTTTAGTCATGGGGAATTGAAGGACGGAATTGATCGTCGTCGTCGTCGTCAACGACATAAGTCTACCCAAAAGCTTGATCCAACGATGTTGGGGATGGTTAAAAAGAAGAAGAAGCACGTTAAACCAGGATATAAGCATCAAATTAAGGCAGCAATTGCTAAAGATGCTCGCTTTAAGAAACGAGTTTCTGACCGTGAAGAGTTACGTGCTAATCGTAAGACTAAAAAGAAAGCATCTGATCAGGCTCGCGGAAAATAA
- a CDS encoding DHH family phosphoesterase, producing the protein MTAETVILEQIKKHDTIIIHRHQRPDPDAFGAQFGLADLIQNSFPEKKVYTVGKMQHSALWMGTMDEIEDQLYEDALVIVVDTANTPRVDDQRWEQGDTIVKIDHHPNEEPYGDYNWVIEGASSTSAIIFSFYQQFKNELALSNSGASYLYNGIVGDTGRFLYATNAKTMEVVAGLMEFDFDWFKINQMMDTISPAAAKMSGYVLSNMQMNDLGLNYIILKHDVVESFELGDFGTAFVVPLLGKVNTMKAWIIFEEQEEGFYRVRMRSRDVVINKVAARHGGGGHPFASGALAQDQTEINTIIDEVNAVL; encoded by the coding sequence ATGACGGCTGAAACAGTTATTTTAGAGCAAATTAAAAAGCATGATACAATTATCATTCATCGACATCAAAGACCCGATCCAGATGCTTTTGGTGCACAATTTGGTCTAGCGGATTTAATTCAAAACTCATTCCCAGAAAAAAAAGTTTATACAGTTGGTAAAATGCAACACAGTGCCCTTTGGATGGGAACTATGGATGAAATTGAGGACCAACTCTATGAGGATGCACTAGTTATTGTAGTAGATACTGCCAATACTCCCCGAGTGGATGATCAACGTTGGGAACAAGGGGATACAATTGTAAAAATTGACCATCATCCAAACGAAGAACCTTATGGAGATTATAATTGGGTGATTGAAGGTGCCTCTTCAACCTCTGCAATAATTTTTAGTTTCTATCAACAATTTAAAAATGAATTAGCGTTATCAAATAGTGGTGCTTCATATTTGTATAACGGAATTGTTGGTGATACTGGAAGATTCTTATATGCTACAAATGCTAAGACAATGGAAGTTGTTGCAGGATTAATGGAATTTGATTTTGATTGGTTTAAAATTAATCAAATGATGGATACTATTTCACCAGCTGCTGCTAAAATGTCTGGTTATGTTTTAAGTAATATGCAAATGAACGATCTAGGTTTAAATTATATTATTTTGAAACATGATGTTGTTGAAAGCTTTGAATTGGGAGATTTTGGGACTGCCTTTGTAGTGCCACTCTTAGGAAAAGTTAATACGATGAAAGCTTGGATTATCTTTGAAGAACAAGAAGAAGGTTTTTATCGAGTTCGCATGCGCTCTCGTGACGTGGTCATTAACAAAGTTGCGGCACGTCACGGTGGAGGTGGACACCCATTTGCTTCGGGTGCTTTAGCACAAGATCAAACTGAAATAAACACAATTATTGATGAAGTTAATGCTGTATTATAA
- the yajC gene encoding preprotein translocase subunit YajC, translating into MSQSLLIFVAFIALMYFMMIRPQQKTAKKRQSMLNEIKPGTEIVTIGGLHGKIDSLDKDTFSLDADGVFLTFERSAIRTVVENKDAAEVVETTDAPVVAENTKIVDETSSVKEDAVSTKED; encoded by the coding sequence ATGTCACAAAGTTTATTGATTTTTGTTGCGTTTATCGCCTTGATGTATTTCATGATGATTCGCCCACAACAAAAAACTGCAAAAAAGCGTCAAAGTATGTTAAACGAAATAAAGCCAGGTACTGAAATTGTTACCATTGGTGGTTTGCATGGTAAGATTGATTCACTTGATAAAGATACATTTAGTCTTGATGCTGATGGTGTATTCTTAACTTTTGAACGGTCTGCTATTAGAACAGTCGTTGAGAATAAGGATGCAGCTGAAGTAGTTGAAACTACAGATGCTCCAGTAGTAGCAGAAAACACAAAGATTGTTGATGAAACTAGTTCTGTTAAAGAGGATGCTGTTTCAACAAAAGAAGATTAA
- the dinB gene encoding DNA polymerase IV produces the protein MADLFDIPLKLNSDRHIIHIDMDAFYAQIEMRDHPEYRDEAIILANDPRLTGGRGVVATANYQARKLGVHSAMSAVEALKLAPHARFVVPNFKLYRKTSQLVHEIFHRYTEKIEPVAFDEAYLDVTNDLSTFDSDLDLAHHLQQTIFDELKLTSSVGVSYNKFMAKLASEHNKPVGFTYIDPSQIREFLNDLKIQEIRGIGKKTIPKMNDLGIYNGYDLYQQSQATLIDHFGRAGFDFYQRIRGVDDREVEWKRERKSIGNERTYGPFLSEEADVFEAFHHLANLLETSVQQEKKHGKTLVLKVRDSEFKTETRRRTNLDFMENKADLFYDLALELWDELGGFQEPIRLLGLTMTNLAPITFTDVPLDLYGV, from the coding sequence ATGGCTGATTTATTTGATATTCCATTAAAATTAAATAGTGATCGTCATATTATACATATTGATATGGATGCATTTTATGCGCAAATTGAAATGCGAGACCATCCAGAATATCGAGATGAAGCAATAATTTTGGCCAATGATCCACGTTTAACGGGAGGACGTGGAGTAGTTGCAACTGCTAATTATCAAGCTCGTAAACTAGGGGTGCATTCAGCAATGAGTGCTGTAGAAGCCTTGAAATTGGCACCTCATGCCCGTTTCGTAGTTCCTAATTTCAAATTATATCGAAAAACGTCTCAATTAGTTCATGAAATTTTCCATCGATATACCGAAAAAATAGAACCAGTAGCGTTTGATGAAGCCTATTTGGATGTTACTAATGATTTATCGACATTTGATTCAGATTTAGATTTGGCGCATCATTTGCAACAGACGATTTTTGATGAATTAAAGCTTACCTCATCGGTGGGCGTTTCATATAACAAATTTATGGCTAAGTTAGCTTCAGAACACAATAAACCGGTCGGATTTACATATATTGATCCTAGCCAAATTAGAGAATTTTTGAATGATCTTAAGATTCAAGAAATTCGAGGGATTGGTAAAAAAACGATTCCTAAAATGAACGATTTGGGAATCTATAATGGATATGATTTATATCAGCAAAGTCAAGCGACCTTGATTGATCATTTTGGTCGTGCAGGTTTTGATTTTTATCAAAGAATTCGAGGAGTTGATGATCGTGAGGTGGAGTGGAAAAGAGAACGAAAATCGATTGGAAATGAAAGAACTTATGGTCCCTTTTTATCTGAAGAAGCTGATGTTTTCGAGGCATTTCATCATTTAGCTAATTTATTAGAAACGTCCGTGCAACAAGAAAAAAAGCATGGAAAGACTTTAGTATTGAAAGTTAGAGATTCAGAATTTAAAACTGAAACACGGCGTCGAACTAATCTAGACTTTATGGAAAATAAAGCTGATTTATTTTACGATTTGGCATTGGAACTTTGGGATGAATTAGGAGGTTTTCAAGAACCAATTCGGTTATTAGGATTGACGATGACGAATTTGGCACCAATAACTTTTACCGATGTTCCGCTGGATTTATATGGGGTTTAA
- a CDS encoding 2-hydroxymuconate tautomerase: MPFVHVELVEGRSEAQLKAMMSEITDAVEKNAGAPRDAIKVIVNEMPKNRYMDGGTLKSEA, translated from the coding sequence ATGCCATTTGTACATGTTGAATTAGTAGAAGGACGTTCAGAAGCTCAATTAAAAGCAATGATGTCAGAAATTACAGATGCAGTCGAAAAAAATGCCGGCGCACCACGTGATGCAATTAAAGTAATCGTTAATGAAATGCCTAAAAATCGTTATATGGATGGCGGAACTCTAAAGTCCGAAGCATAA
- the queA gene encoding tRNA preQ1(34) S-adenosylmethionine ribosyltransferase-isomerase QueA — MNLSNYTLDDFDYDLPVELIAQTPLEKRDTSRLLALNADTGMLEDRHFYDILEYLKPGDAIVMNNSRVLPARLHGIRPETGGHVEVLMLRQDHGDVWETLVNPARKYPIGAEISFGNGELTATVTEELEHGGRMVEFHYNGIFLEILESLGEMPLPPYIKEKLEDQERYQTVYSKVNGSAAAPTAGLHWTPELLQKVADKGVKLVELTLHVGLGTFRPVETNNLEDHKMHSEFYQLNQSAADTLNDVRANGGRIIATGTTSIRTLETIGSKFNGELKADSGWTDIFIKPGYQWTTVDAFITNFHLPKSTLVMLVAAFTGRENILNAYQHAIEEQYRFFSFGDAMFIHH; from the coding sequence ATGAATTTATCAAATTATACTTTGGATGATTTTGATTATGATTTACCAGTAGAATTGATTGCACAAACTCCATTAGAAAAAAGGGATACTTCACGTTTATTAGCATTGAATGCAGATACTGGGATGCTTGAAGATCGTCATTTTTACGATATTTTAGAATATTTAAAGCCAGGTGATGCTATTGTGATGAATAATTCGCGAGTGTTGCCTGCACGACTTCATGGAATTCGCCCTGAGACAGGTGGTCACGTTGAAGTATTGATGCTTCGACAAGATCATGGGGATGTCTGGGAGACTTTGGTTAATCCGGCCCGTAAATATCCAATTGGTGCGGAAATTTCCTTTGGGAATGGTGAATTAACTGCCACGGTAACTGAAGAGCTAGAGCACGGTGGCCGAATGGTCGAATTTCATTATAATGGAATTTTCTTGGAAATTTTGGAATCCTTAGGTGAAATGCCTTTGCCACCTTATATTAAGGAAAAATTGGAAGATCAAGAACGTTATCAAACAGTTTATTCTAAGGTAAATGGATCAGCAGCAGCACCAACAGCTGGATTGCATTGGACACCGGAATTACTACAAAAAGTTGCAGATAAGGGTGTTAAACTAGTAGAATTGACTTTACACGTTGGATTGGGAACTTTTCGACCAGTTGAAACTAATAATTTAGAAGATCATAAGATGCATTCTGAATTTTACCAATTAAATCAATCTGCAGCTGATACTTTGAATGATGTCAGGGCAAATGGCGGTCGGATTATTGCGACTGGAACGACTTCCATTAGGACTTTGGAGACCATTGGGTCAAAGTTCAATGGGGAACTAAAAGCTGATTCTGGATGGACTGATATCTTTATCAAGCCGGGTTATCAATGGACAACGGTTGATGCTTTTATCACTAATTTCCATTTACCAAAATCAACTTTGGTAATGCTGGTGGCGGCTTTTACGGGACGAGAAAATATTTTAAATGCTTATCAGCATGCTATTGAAGAACAATATCGTTTCTTTTCATTTGGAGATGCGATGTTTATTCATCATTAA
- a CDS encoding Na+/H+ antiporter NhaC family protein, translating to MNENTNKVSFKLALSIVLGLILIFSTGIIGLNLPAFMPLIVSLVLLTIILRFKKVSWSEMQDNILAGIRTGLAPLFLFLLIGMLIALWMGTGVIPSMLWLGFKSANSTWFLPSTLLVTALVGSMIGSAFTTIGTVGVALMGVGVTLGFNPALVAGAILSGAIFGDKSSPLSDSTNLAASIAETDLFAHIKNLMWTTLPALLGSLIIFIILGLGHHGGSTSRLATLSQLITPTWWSIIPLVLLVGMAILKVPAIPTLLLNIGLTGTVYLFNHSPQALSQILMDGFKTTSTNPNLVNLLNRGGMMSMMPTVIVIMLALSLGGILTEQRILQTVMAPLSQKINSASGVLTGVIFTGIAANFLIGEQYLSTILPGQLWKPAFDRIKLSRLALGRALEDSGTVMNYLVPWGVAGSFAAQTLGVPVADFAPFVFFAILSPVFSLLSAWTGIGIKKENQDVK from the coding sequence ATGAATGAAAATACAAATAAAGTGAGCTTTAAATTAGCATTAAGTATTGTTCTAGGACTTATTTTGATTTTTAGTACTGGAATTATTGGTCTCAATCTTCCAGCTTTTATGCCATTGATTGTCAGCTTAGTTTTACTCACGATAATATTACGTTTTAAAAAAGTTTCATGGTCTGAGATGCAAGATAACATATTGGCAGGGATAAGAACTGGTTTAGCTCCATTATTTTTATTCTTATTAATTGGTATGCTAATTGCATTGTGGATGGGAACTGGAGTCATCCCCTCAATGTTATGGTTAGGGTTTAAGTCAGCTAATAGTACATGGTTTTTGCCAAGTACCTTATTAGTAACTGCTTTGGTTGGTTCAATGATTGGTTCAGCCTTTACTACAATTGGAACAGTAGGGGTAGCCTTAATGGGGGTGGGAGTAACGCTTGGATTTAACCCAGCCTTAGTAGCAGGGGCAATTTTATCAGGAGCAATTTTTGGAGATAAATCATCACCATTATCGGATTCTACGAACTTAGCAGCGTCAATTGCTGAAACTGATCTATTTGCACATATTAAAAATTTAATGTGGACGACTTTACCAGCATTATTAGGTTCTTTGATAATTTTTATTATTCTTGGTTTGGGTCATCATGGTGGATCAACAAGTCGGTTAGCTACACTAAGTCAATTGATTACACCCACTTGGTGGAGCATTATTCCGCTGGTATTACTAGTCGGTATGGCCATTTTGAAAGTTCCAGCTATTCCAACTTTATTATTAAACATTGGCTTGACTGGTACGGTATACTTGTTTAATCATTCACCCCAAGCCCTTAGTCAAATTTTAATGGACGGATTTAAAACAACATCAACTAATCCTAATTTAGTAAACCTTTTAAATCGTGGAGGAATGATGTCGATGATGCCAACTGTCATCGTTATTATGTTAGCATTATCTTTAGGTGGAATTTTAACGGAACAACGGATTCTACAAACGGTTATGGCGCCACTTTCACAAAAAATTAATTCAGCATCTGGAGTCTTAACTGGTGTAATCTTTACAGGAATTGCCGCAAATTTTTTAATCGGAGAACAATACCTGTCTACGATATTACCTGGACAACTTTGGAAACCAGCTTTTGACCGAATTAAATTGAGTCGTTTGGCTTTAGGAAGAGCATTAGAAGATTCAGGAACTGTTATGAACTACTTAGTTCCATGGGGAGTTGCCGGTAGCTTTGCGGCTCAAACTTTGGGAGTTCCAGTGGCAGATTTTGCGCCTTTTGTTTTCTTTGCCATCTTGTCGCCAGTCTTTTCGTTATTATCAGCTTGGACGGGAATTGGAATAAAAAAAGAAAATCAGGATGTTAAATAA
- the ruvB gene encoding Holliday junction branch migration DNA helicase RuvB, with the protein MSDGILDQTSLNPDEEQSDLNLRPNTLKQYIGQAELKERLQVYIQAAKQREEALDHTLLYGPPGLGKTTLALVIATELGVNIKTTTGPVIEKQGDLLAVLNELQPGDVLFIDEIHRLPKTVEEMLYSAMEDFYVDIIVGEGENSRPVHFPLPPFTLIGATTRGGMLSQPLRDRFGIVEHMNYYNQQELSEIILRSAGVFGIEIEKSGAAELARRSHGTPRIANRLLRRVRDFAMVKNYDSIDLSLVDFALGLLKIDRSGLDQVDLKILNTMIENYDGGPVGIKTLAANVGEEVDTIESMYEPYLLQIGYLKRTPRGRMVTMKAYDHLQIAYDKERR; encoded by the coding sequence ATGAGTGATGGGATTTTAGATCAAACGTCCCTGAATCCGGACGAGGAGCAAAGTGATCTTAATTTAAGGCCTAATACGTTGAAACAGTACATCGGGCAAGCAGAATTAAAAGAACGTTTGCAAGTTTATATTCAAGCGGCTAAACAACGAGAAGAAGCATTAGATCACACGTTGCTCTATGGTCCACCAGGACTTGGTAAAACAACTCTTGCACTGGTAATTGCGACAGAGCTAGGAGTTAATATTAAAACGACGACAGGTCCTGTTATTGAAAAGCAGGGAGACTTACTGGCAGTTTTAAATGAATTACAACCAGGCGATGTTTTGTTTATTGATGAAATTCATCGTTTACCTAAAACGGTCGAAGAAATGTTATATTCTGCTATGGAAGATTTTTATGTTGATATCATTGTGGGCGAAGGTGAAAATTCACGACCTGTGCATTTTCCGCTGCCTCCTTTTACATTGATTGGGGCAACAACCCGTGGTGGAATGCTTTCGCAACCATTGCGAGATCGTTTCGGAATCGTTGAACATATGAATTATTATAATCAACAAGAGCTTAGTGAAATTATTTTGCGCTCAGCTGGTGTATTCGGGATTGAAATTGAGAAATCTGGGGCAGCAGAGTTAGCTCGAAGATCTCATGGGACACCACGAATTGCAAATCGCCTTTTACGCCGAGTTAGAGACTTTGCTATGGTCAAAAATTATGATTCGATTGATTTGTCCTTGGTGGATTTTGCCTTAGGATTGCTCAAAATTGATCGATCGGGATTAGATCAAGTTGATTTAAAAATTCTGAATACGATGATTGAAAATTATGATGGTGGACCGGTAGGGATTAAAACATTGGCGGCAAATGTTGGTGAAGAAGTTGATACTATTGAGTCAATGTATGAACCATACTTATTGCAGATCGGTTATCTAAAAAGAACACCACGCGGTCGTATGGTGACTATGAAAGCCTATGATCATCTGCAAATTGCTTATGATAAAGAAAGAAGATAA
- the tgt gene encoding tRNA guanosine(34) transglycosylase Tgt codes for MNDPKRPVVYELLHVEKHTGARLGRIYTRHGVVHTPMFMPVGTQASVKNVSPRDLEDINSQFILSNTYHLWVRPGDELIAKAGGLHKFMQWNGPILTDSGGFQVWSLSKNNKISEKGVDFKNHVDGSQMFLSPEVAMSIQNNLGSDVMMQLDEAIPYFETYDYVKNSVERTTRWAKRAKEAHNRPNDQALFGIIQGAGFKDLRKLSADGLIDLDLPGYAVGGLSVGESKEEMNRVLDFTVDWMPADKPRYLMGVAAPDSLIDSAIRGIDMFDCVLPTRIARNGSLMTKHGRIVITNSKYKDDFSLIDEDTEDYGSNTFTKAYLHHLFKANELYGQNIASVHNLRYLLKLMEEMREAIYHDELLDFRAQVLEDYGYNQPNARLF; via the coding sequence ATGAATGATCCCAAGCGGCCAGTTGTTTATGAATTATTGCATGTTGAAAAACATACTGGTGCACGTTTAGGAAGAATTTATACACGGCATGGAGTGGTACATACGCCAATGTTTATGCCAGTTGGAACTCAAGCTTCAGTTAAAAATGTTTCACCGCGAGATTTAGAGGATATTAATTCTCAATTTATTCTTTCAAATACTTATCATTTATGGGTTCGTCCAGGAGATGAGTTAATCGCTAAAGCTGGTGGGTTGCATAAATTTATGCAGTGGAACGGACCAATTTTAACTGATTCAGGTGGGTTCCAAGTTTGGTCATTGTCTAAAAACAATAAGATTTCTGAAAAAGGTGTTGATTTTAAGAACCATGTTGATGGCTCACAGATGTTCCTCTCGCCAGAAGTAGCTATGTCAATTCAAAATAATTTGGGATCTGATGTAATGATGCAACTCGATGAGGCAATACCATATTTTGAAACTTATGATTATGTTAAAAATTCAGTTGAACGAACGACCCGCTGGGCCAAAAGAGCTAAGGAAGCTCATAATCGGCCAAATGATCAAGCTTTGTTTGGAATTATTCAGGGAGCGGGATTCAAAGACTTACGTAAACTTTCTGCAGATGGTTTGATCGATTTAGACCTACCTGGTTATGCAGTAGGGGGGCTTTCTGTTGGTGAATCTAAGGAAGAAATGAATCGTGTACTTGATTTCACCGTGGATTGGATGCCAGCGGATAAGCCTCGTTATTTGATGGGAGTAGCAGCCCCAGACTCATTAATTGATTCAGCTATCCGGGGAATTGATATGTTTGATTGCGTTTTGCCAACTCGAATTGCTCGAAATGGATCACTAATGACAAAGCATGGTCGAATTGTCATAACAAATAGTAAGTATAAAGATGACTTTAGCTTAATTGATGAAGATACTGAAGATTATGGTTCAAATACGTTTACTAAAGCTTATTTACATCACTTATTTAAGGCCAATGAATTGTATGGTCAAAATATTGCATCTGTTCACAATTTAAGATATCTGTTAAAGTTAATGGAAGAGATGCGTGAGGCAATCTATCATGATGAATTATTAGATTTCAGAGCGCAAGTTTTGGAAGATTATGGTTATAATCAGCCAAATGCACGGTTGTTTTAG
- a CDS encoding YitT family protein, which yields MVWTSVKNYSILVGGFIFGSLLVAVSMNFFFIPNNIFSAGFNGIAQLLNLFLTYLFHIHIEVGTMILVFNIPIAIAGWFWAGRRFVVLSFLNNLLASGLQVWMPKVSIVNNEPILAALFGGMLLGVAIGITFRLGFSTGGMDVVAAIVQKRTGRSIGSVSMMINGGIVLIAGFFIGWQNAMYTIIGIYATSVAMDNIYTKHRKLTAFIVTKHPDEVIENLQANVVRGITILDSVGAYTKHPSKTLMMVLSRYELADMENLTKEADPDAFINVLNTVNVSNNFINEDLQRQIQVEKIAAKKQISDVLNN from the coding sequence TTGGTTTGGACATCAGTTAAAAATTACAGTATCCTCGTGGGGGGATTTATATTTGGTTCATTACTTGTTGCGGTATCCATGAATTTCTTCTTTATTCCTAATAATATTTTTTCAGCTGGATTTAATGGAATTGCGCAACTGTTAAATTTATTTTTGACCTATTTGTTTCATATTCATATTGAAGTAGGAACAATGATTTTGGTCTTTAATATTCCGATTGCGATTGCAGGTTGGTTTTGGGCTGGTCGTCGTTTCGTAGTATTAAGTTTCTTGAACAATTTATTGGCATCTGGTCTACAAGTTTGGATGCCAAAAGTGAGCATTGTAAATAATGAGCCGATCTTAGCTGCGTTATTTGGTGGAATGTTATTAGGGGTTGCCATTGGGATTACTTTTAGATTAGGTTTTTCTACTGGTGGAATGGATGTTGTTGCTGCTATTGTTCAAAAACGAACGGGTCGGTCAATTGGATCTGTTAGTATGATGATTAATGGGGGTATAGTTTTGATTGCCGGCTTCTTTATTGGCTGGCAAAATGCGATGTATACGATTATTGGAATTTATGCAACATCTGTTGCTATGGATAATATTTATACTAAACACCGAAAATTAACCGCATTTATTGTCACAAAGCATCCTGATGAAGTCATTGAAAACTTACAGGCGAATGTTGTTCGTGGTATTACAATTCTTGATTCTGTGGGTGCCTATACCAAGCACCCATCAAAAACATTGATGATGGTCCTTTCGCGTTATGAATTAGCAGATATGGAAAATTTAACTAAAGAAGCTGATCCAGATGCCTTCATCAATGTATTGAATACTGTAAATGTATCTAATAATTTCATTAATGAGGATTTACAGCGTCAAATTCAGGTTGAGAAAATTGCTGCTAAAAAGCAAATTTCAGATGTTTTAAATAATTAA